A window from Limanda limanda chromosome 14, fLimLim1.1, whole genome shotgun sequence encodes these proteins:
- the LOC133019704 gene encoding odorant receptor 131-2-like → MLGTVTSVPCCIFLFINVTMLFTLRSKAVFRESSRYILLFNLLVADTVQMTLSQLLYILSACRTRLSYPVCGLLVMLSTITNEISPLTLVVMSLERYVAVCQPLRHATIITITNTALAIMVVWAISSLNILFHVLLMLDFPFIDLDTLQMKEFCASHVMLIGPMSDDYDRAFTCIVFVSAAAVIISTYIGVMVAARSASTDKASARKARNTLLLHLVQLGLILLSTIHNSVVGSIARIVTRPILLIILNTLYVLVIMLPRCLSSLIYGLRDKTIRPVLLYHLTLTHVLTC, encoded by the coding sequence ATGCTGGGCACTGTGACCTCTGTGCCCTGctgcatcttcctcttcattaaTGTCACCATGTTGTTCACCCTGAGGAGCAAAGCAGTGTTTCGTGAGTCCTCTCGTTACATCCTCCTGTTCAACCTCCTGGTGGCCGACACCGTGCAGATGACACTGAGCCAGTTATTGTACATTTTGTCTGCCTGTAGAACACGGCTGTCGTATCCTGTGTGTGGTCTTCTGGTCATGCTCTCTACTATCACAAATGAAATCTCCCCTCTCACTCTGGTGGTGATGTCTCTGGAGAGATATGTAGCTGTGTGCCAGCCGCTGCGACACGctaccatcatcaccatcacaaacacagcacTGGCCATCATGGTGGTTTGGGCCATTAGTTCACTGAACATCCTCTTCCACGTTCTGCTGATGTTAGATTTCCCGTTTATAGACCTGGACACTCTGCAGATGAAAGAATTTTGTGCATCCCATGTCATGTTGATCGGGCCGATGTCTGATGATTATGACAGAGCTTTCACTTGCATTGTGTTTGTATCAGCGGCTGCAGTGATCATATCCACCTACATCGGTGTGATGGTGGCAGCCAGGTCAGCGTCTACAGACAAAGCTTCAGCTCGTAAAGCTCGTAAcaccctgctgctgcatctggtGCAGCTGGGCCTCATCCTCTTATCAACTATACACAACTCTGTCGTTGGATCCATTGCAAGGATTGTGACAAGGCCAATACTTCTGATCATCCTAAATACTTTATATGTGCTCGTCATCATGCTCCCCAGATGTCTGAGTTCTCTCATCTATGGGCTCAGAGATAAGACCATCAGGCCTGTGCTCTTGTACCATCTGACCCTGACACATGTATTGACTTGTTAA
- the LOC133019904 gene encoding odorant receptor 131-2-like, with amino-acid sequence MLGTVTSVPCCIFLFINVTMLFTLRSKAVFRESSRYILLFNLLVADTVQMTVGQLLYILAVCRTRLSYPVCGVLVMLSNITLEISPLTLVVMSLERYVAVCQPLRHATIITITNTALAIMVVWAISSLNILVHVLLLLDFPFEDLDTLQMKDFCASHAMSLGPMSDDYDRAFTCIVFVSAAAVIISTYIGVMVAARSASTDKASARKARNTLLLHLVQLGLILLSTIHNSVVGSIARIVTRPILLIILNTLYVLVIMLPRCLSSLIYGLRDKTTRPVLLYHLCCRLKLKAGVSP; translated from the coding sequence ATGCTGGGCACTGTGACCTCTGTGCCCTGctgcatcttcctcttcattaaTGTCACCATGTTGTTCACCCTGAGGAGCAAAGCAGTGTTTCGTGAGTCCTCTCGTTACATCCTCCTGTTCAACCTCCTGGTGGCCGACACCGTGCAGATGACAGTGGGCCAGTTATTGTACATTTTGGCTGTCTGTAGAACACGGCTGTCGTATCCTGTGTGTGGTGTTCTGGTTATGCTCTCTAATATCACACTTGAAATATCCCCTCTCACTCTGGTGGTGATGTCTCTGGAGAGATATGTAGCTGTGTGCCAGCCGCTGCGACACGctaccatcatcaccatcacaaacacagcacTGGCCATCATGGTGGTTTGGGCCATTAGTTCACTGAACATCCTCGTCCACGTTCTGCTGCTGTTAGATTTCCCGTTCGAAGACCTGGACACTCTGCAGATGAAAGACTTTTGTGCATCCCATGCCATGTCTCTTGGGCCGATGTCTGATGATTATGACAGAGCTTTCACTTGCATTGTGTTTGTATCAGCGGCTGCAGTGATCATATCCACCTACATCGGTGTGATGGTGGCAGCCAGGTCAGCGTCTACAGACAAAGCTTCAGCTCGTAAAGCTCGTAAcaccctgctgctgcatctggtGCAGCTGGGCCTCATCCTCTTATCAACTATACACAACTCTGTCGTTGGATCCATTGCAAGGATTGTGACAAGGCCAATACTTCTGATCATCCTAAATACTTTATATGTGCTCGTCATCATGCTCCCCAGATGTCTGAGTTCTCTCATCTATGGGCTCAGAGATAAGACCACCAGGCCTGTGCTCTTGTACCATCTGTGCTGTCGACTGAAACTCAAAGCTGGGGTCTCACCCTGA